The Rhododendron vialii isolate Sample 1 chromosome 6a, ASM3025357v1 genome includes a window with the following:
- the LOC131329120 gene encoding probable L-ascorbate peroxidase 6, chloroplastic/mitochondrial isoform X1: protein MSTQWSNFAAHYYWQCHTVALTRNRMAERLLLPSSMSSLGSAASSRLLPLATKARISLSTPSPPSFLSSSSSSSSLKCLRSSPLLSHLFLRQRRSPFPGATGSYNTVASPKGFASDPDQLKAARDDIKDLLKTAFCHPIMVRLGWHDAGTYNKDIEEWPQRGGANGSLRFEVELKHAANAGLLNALKLLQPIKEKYSGVTYADLFQLASATAIEEAGGPKIPMKYGRVDVSAPEQCPEEGRLPDAGPPTPASHLRDVFYRMGLDDKEIVALSGAHTLGRSRPERSGWGKQETKYTKDGPGAPGGQSWTVQWLKFDNSYFKDIKEKRDEDLLVLPTDAVIFEDPSFKVYAEKYAEDMDAFFKDYAEAHANLSNLGAKFDPPEGISIDDGTAKAAPEKFVAAKYSSGKRELSEAMKQKIRAEYEGFGGSPDKPLQSNYFLNIMIGVAVLAFLASLVAM, encoded by the exons ATGTCCACACAGTGGAGTAATTTCGCGGCGCATTATTATTGGCAATGCCACACTGTTGCTCTCACTAGGAATCGAATGGCCGAGCGTCTCCTTCTCCCATCATCAATGTCTTCTCTTGGTAGCGCCGCCTCCTCTCGCCTTCTCCCTTTGGCCACCAAAGCCaggatttctctctctactccatctcctccctcctttctctcctcctcctcctcttcttcttctctcaaATGTCTCCGATCAtctccccttctctctcatctcttccTTCgccag AGAAGGTCGCCGTTTCCTGGGGCTACTGGCAGTTACAACACAGTGGCCTCTCCGAAGGGCTTTGCTTCCGATCCCGATCAACTCAAGGCTGCTAGAGATGATATCAAGGACCTTCTCAAAACTGCCTTCTGCCATCCCATCATG GTGCGTCTGGGATGGCATGATGCAGGTACTTATAATAAGGACATTGAGGAATGGCCGCAAAGAGGGGGAGCTAATGGAAGTCTTAGGTTTGAAGTTGAACTGAAACATGCAGCCAATGCCG GTCTTTTGAATGCACTGAAACTTCTCCAGCCTATCAAAGAGAAATATTCTGGTGTGACATATGCAGATTTATTTCAGTTGGCTAGTGCTACTGCAATCGAG GAGGCTGGCGGCCCTAAAATCCCTATGAAGTACGGAAGAGTGGATGTGTCAGCTCCTGAGCAATGTCCAGAAGAAGGAAGGCTTCCGG ATGCTGGGCCCCCTACTCCTGCTTCTCATCTGCGTGATGTTTTCTACAGGATGGGATTGGATGACAAG GAAATAGTTGCACTCTCAGGTGCGCACACACTGGGAAGGTCCAGACCAGAACGCAGTGGTTGGGGAAAGCAGGAGACCAAGTACACG AAAGACGGACCAGGAGCACCAGGAGGGCAGTCTTGGACAGTACAATGGCTGAAGTTTGATAATTCTTACTTCAAG gatattaaagaaaaaagggaTGAAGATTTACTAGTTTTGCCTACTGATGCTGTTATTTTTGAAGATCCATCGTTTAAG GTATATGCTGAGAAATATGCTGAAGATATGGATGCATTTTTCAAGGACTATGCCGAGGCCCATGCTAATCTTAGCAATCTTGGAGCCAAATTTGACCCTCCTGAG GGAATCTCAATAGATGATGGCACTGCGAAAGCTGCACCAGAGAAGTTTGTTGCTGCCAAGTACTCTTCTGGGAAG AGAGAGCTATCAGAAGCTATGAAGCAAAAGATTCGGGCAGAGTATGAAGGATTTGGGGGAAGCCCAGATAAGCCTCTCCAATCAAACTATTTCCTGAATATCATGATTGGGGTTGCGGTTCTGGCATTTTTGGCATCTCTTGTAGCGATGTaa
- the LOC131329120 gene encoding probable L-ascorbate peroxidase 6, chloroplastic/mitochondrial isoform X2, translating into MSTQWSNFAAHYYWQCHTVALTRNRMAERLLLPSSMSSLGSAASSRLLPLATKARISLSTPSPPSFLSSSSSSSSLKCLRSSPLLSHLFLRQRRSPFPGATGSYNTVASPKGFASDPDQLKAARDDIKDLLKTAFCHPIMVRLGWHDAGTYNKDIEEWPQRGGANGSLRFEVELKHAANAGLLNALKLLQPIKEKYSGVTYADLFQLASATAIEEAGGPKIPMKYGRVDVSAPEQCPEEGRLPDAGPPTPASHLRDVFYRMGLDDKEIVALSGAHTLGRSRPERSGWGKQETKYTKDGPGAPGGQSWTVQWLKFDNSYFKDIKEKRDEDLLVLPTDAVIFEDPSFKVYAEKYAEDMDAFFKDYAEAHANLSNLGAKFDPPEGISIDDGTAKAAPEKFVAAKYSSGKD; encoded by the exons ATGTCCACACAGTGGAGTAATTTCGCGGCGCATTATTATTGGCAATGCCACACTGTTGCTCTCACTAGGAATCGAATGGCCGAGCGTCTCCTTCTCCCATCATCAATGTCTTCTCTTGGTAGCGCCGCCTCCTCTCGCCTTCTCCCTTTGGCCACCAAAGCCaggatttctctctctactccatctcctccctcctttctctcctcctcctcctcttcttcttctctcaaATGTCTCCGATCAtctccccttctctctcatctcttccTTCgccag AGAAGGTCGCCGTTTCCTGGGGCTACTGGCAGTTACAACACAGTGGCCTCTCCGAAGGGCTTTGCTTCCGATCCCGATCAACTCAAGGCTGCTAGAGATGATATCAAGGACCTTCTCAAAACTGCCTTCTGCCATCCCATCATG GTGCGTCTGGGATGGCATGATGCAGGTACTTATAATAAGGACATTGAGGAATGGCCGCAAAGAGGGGGAGCTAATGGAAGTCTTAGGTTTGAAGTTGAACTGAAACATGCAGCCAATGCCG GTCTTTTGAATGCACTGAAACTTCTCCAGCCTATCAAAGAGAAATATTCTGGTGTGACATATGCAGATTTATTTCAGTTGGCTAGTGCTACTGCAATCGAG GAGGCTGGCGGCCCTAAAATCCCTATGAAGTACGGAAGAGTGGATGTGTCAGCTCCTGAGCAATGTCCAGAAGAAGGAAGGCTTCCGG ATGCTGGGCCCCCTACTCCTGCTTCTCATCTGCGTGATGTTTTCTACAGGATGGGATTGGATGACAAG GAAATAGTTGCACTCTCAGGTGCGCACACACTGGGAAGGTCCAGACCAGAACGCAGTGGTTGGGGAAAGCAGGAGACCAAGTACACG AAAGACGGACCAGGAGCACCAGGAGGGCAGTCTTGGACAGTACAATGGCTGAAGTTTGATAATTCTTACTTCAAG gatattaaagaaaaaagggaTGAAGATTTACTAGTTTTGCCTACTGATGCTGTTATTTTTGAAGATCCATCGTTTAAG GTATATGCTGAGAAATATGCTGAAGATATGGATGCATTTTTCAAGGACTATGCCGAGGCCCATGCTAATCTTAGCAATCTTGGAGCCAAATTTGACCCTCCTGAG GGAATCTCAATAGATGATGGCACTGCGAAAGCTGCACCAGAGAAGTTTGTTGCTGCCAAGTACTCTTCTGGGAAG GATTAA